From the genome of Luteibacter rhizovicinus DSM 16549:
CCCACGAAAACGCCCCCGCACCAATGGGCCGCGCTCTGCGTCGATGCCAAGGTCTGCGTCATCGCCTCTCCCGCCACCTCGTCACGGTGGCCCCCGAACAGCTGTCATGACTTCAAAGGGCGGCCCCTGCCACACCCCCGGAGGACTATACGCGTGCATCGGGCCAAGAGTGTCTTTGCCCCTCGGTCGGCCGTCCCACTTCTGTCTAAGTAGTTCTGCGCAGTTCCCGGGTCCGGTTCTTCGCTGCCCTGCACGGTCGGTCTGTCCGACACTGCGGAACCGATCGCGACAAGGGCAACCCGCATGCACCTGTCTACCCCGTGGCTTTCGACGCTGGCAGCCTGCCTCTTGCTCGGCACGGCGAGCGTGCACGCCGCCCCACGCGATCCCTCACCGTGCATCGGCCTGGTCCTCGGCGGGGGCGGTGCACGGGGTGCCGCCCACATCGGCGTGATCCAGGTGCTCGAGCGCGAGCACATCCCCATCTGTCGCATCGCAGGCACCAGCATGGGCTCGATCGTCGGCGGCCTTTACGCGGCCGGTTACAGCTCCGACGAGATGGCCAATGTGATCGGGCAACTCGACTGGAAGGACCTGTTTTCCGACGATCCGGACCGCGTCGAGGAGCCTATGCGCCGGAAAGATGCCGATTATCGGTATCTGCTGAACTTCGAGGTCGGCTACAAGAACGGCCATATCGTCACGCCCGCCGGTGTCGTCCAGGGCCAGAAGCTGCTTCTTCTGCTGCGTCGCCTGTTGCTGTCGACCTGGAACGTGACGGACTTCGACGACCTCCCGGTGCCGTTCCGCGCCGTGGCGACCGACATCGTGGCAGGCCAACCGGTCGTGTTCTCCCACGGCGACCTGCCGCTGGCGATTCGTTCGAGCATGTCCGTGCCGGGGGCATTCGCGCCGACCAATGTCGACGGGAAACTGCTGGTCGACGGCGGGCTGATGGACAACGTCCCGATCGACGTGGTGCGCGACATGGGCGCTGACCGGTTGATTGTCGTGGATGTGGGGTCGCCCCTGGCCGAGCAGTCGACCTTGACCAACCCCGTCGCCCTGCTCAACCAGATGGTCAGTGCGTTGATGGCAGAGAAGACGGCCCGACAACTGGCCGCGTTGAACGACAGGGACATCCTTATCCGGCCGGCCCTGGGCAAGCTGGGAGCCGGCGAGTTCAATCGGGCGCAAGAGGCGATCGCCATCGGCCGCGCCGCCGCGGAGGCCGCGCTTCCGCGTCTTCGTCAACTCACCGCGTCGCCGTCGTCCTGGCAGGCATTCGAAGAAAACCATCGCCAGCGCAGCTTCGATCCGAAGCTGGTGGCCTTCATCGATGTCGATACCAAGAGCACGGCCAGCGGTCAGTTCGCCGCCAATCGCCTGAAACCGGAGGTCGGCAAGGTCTTCGATCCGAAGGATGTCGAACAGCGCATCGGCGGCATTTACGGGCAGGGTGGCTTCCAGCAGGTGGACTACCACCTCGTCGAGCGCGGGGAAGATCGTGGCATCCGCCTGACGCCGGTAGACAAGTCGTGGGGGCCGATCTACGGGAAGATGGGCTTCCAGCTCGACGACGATTTCAACGGCCGCAGCGAATACCTGATCTCGGCAGAGATCACCGCGGCCAACCTCAACGACAGCGGCGGCGAGTGGCGCAACACGCTATGGAGCGGCCGCATCGGCGGCATACGATCGGAGTTCTATCAGCCGTTCGGACAAGGCGCGACAGCCTATGTCATGCCGTTCGCGGTACTACGCAACGAGGACGTACCGGTCTTCGACCATGGCGCCGATCACCAGCTGGCGGAATACCGCATCCGTCGTCGCAATGCAGGCTTCGAACTCGGCTGGACGCCGGCGTCCTACTGGCGCGTCTCGACCGTCTTCGCGCGCGGAAGGGACAACGGGGATCTCCGCGTGGGGACGCCGACGACGTTCCCGAGCGGCTCTTCGGACTTCGCCTCGCTCGGTGTCAAGGTGGACTGGGACAGCCTGGACAACGCGGCGTTTCCCACCCGTGGTGCGCACGTCAACCTCGATTACGAGAGCTACAGGCCGGTACTCGGCGGGGACGTGAAGGGCGATGTGGCACGTCTCGTCGCCGACTGGGTACCGAACCTGGGCATGAGCGACGGACGCTATCACCTCCTGCTCGGCGTGCGTGCTTCGAGTGCCGTCGACAACTCGAATTTTTTCGAGGCCCAGGACTTCCTGGGTGGCTTCCTCAATCTCTCCGGCTATAGCGAACGATCGCTGAGAGGTAATCAGTCCGCCCTGGGACGCGCTGTCCTGTATCGCCGTACCGGTAACCTCGATGCCTTGTTTTCGACGCCGATCTTCATCGGGATGAGCCTGGAAGCCGGCAACACATGGCAGAGCAAGAGCGATGTGAGCTTCGGCAACCTGATCTATGCCGGGAGCATCTTCGCCGGCGTGCAATCGCCTTTGGGGCCGGTGTTCCTGGGACTCGGTCACGCCGCGGGTGGACACACCGCCGTGTACCTGAGCTTCGGTTCCCTGCTGAGACCGCGCTTGTGAGGCCGGTAGTTTTACCTATGCGTACAGGGTGAAAGTTCGCTTATCGCACGGGTGCGTGGGCCGCACTCTGCGTATACCGTCAACGATGCCGGATCGTGACCAATGAACCGTCGACTCGTCTTTGCCCTGATCGCCACGGCGTTGTCGCCGGTAGCGGCGCACGCCACGGAAGCCGCACTGGGCCGTTCGATCACGGGTGCGCAGGTCACGCCCTATGTCGGCATCATTCCGCCGACACCGGGGCTGAACGTCTCCGTGAGCTACATCAATTACGACGGCAGTATCGGTGCGAGCCGGCCGGTGCCGATCGGCGGCAGTACGGCGCTGAACCTGCACGCCAAGGTCGATCTCTATGCGGCGACTTTCGCGTACATCTGGGATACGGGGAAGGGACGCTGGAACTTCGCCACCATGTTCACCGTGCCTTACATCCGTCCTTCCGTGTCGGCGTCACTTTTCGTCGGCCAGCGCTCCGGCAGTGTGAATGACCGGGCGTCCGGCCTTTTCGACCTGTACTTTGCACCGGTGATCGCCAGCTACCACGTGAGCGAAGTCGAACATTGGTCATTCGGCGTGTATGTCTACGCGCCTACCGCGGACTACGAGAAGAACCGGCTGGCAAACAAAGGCCTGAATATCTGGACGTATACGCCGGCCGTCGGATACACGCATCTCTACGACAAGGGAAGCATCGAATTCAGTGCCCTGGCCGGTATCGACTTCTACTCGAAGAATCACGCCACCGACTATCAGAACGGCGCCGTCTTCCACCTCGACCTGCTGGCCATGAAGCGCACGCCGGGTGGCTGGGGCTTTGGCGGCGTCATCGGTGTGATTCGCCAGATCGATGACGACAAGGGGGCGACGGCGGATCGACTCAATGGTTTCAAGGGCCGTTCGTATGGCGCCGGGCCTGCGCTTGCTTACAAAAAATCCTTCAGCAAGGAAAGCAGCATCGATTTCACCCTGCGCTGGGTCAAGGAGTTCGATGTGAAGAACCGGATCAAGGGCGAGCCGCTTGTGCTGAATATCAATCTCGCGCTCTGACGACGATGCACGAGCTACGCGAAGGCCCAGCCCTGGCGGTCGATGTCGTCGTCGCCGATCACCACCGTGTGGTGGCGGAAGGGGTATCGGCCTTGCTTGCGCCGCACGTCCGTTCCGTCGTCCTGGTGTATTCGGCCAGCGCGCTGCTCGAATGCGTGAAGCCTGGCATGGTGATCGTCGGTGACATCGACCTGCCCGACATGCCTGGCCTCGAACCCGTCCGGCGGATCGCCGAGCGTCGCGACGGCAGCCGCTTCATCATCCTTTCGGGTCATGACGAGCCGCTGATCGTGCAGGACGCGATGCAATCGGGTGCCTGGGCGTATGTGCTGAAGCAGTCACCACGCAACGAATTACTGGATGCCGTCAGGGACGTCCTGGACGGTCATCGCTACGTCAGCCCGGGTTTGATGGCAGCGCTGGTCAACGCACCACCTTCCGTCCATCGCCTGACCCGTCGCCAGCGCGAGGTGCTCGAACGGATGGCCAATGGCCTGCGAGCCAGCGACATCGCCATCGAACTCGGCATCTCGGTGCGGACCGTGGAGAGTCATCGGCAATCGCTACTGGATCTGTTCCATGTGCACAGCGGCGTCGCGCTGGTGCGCGAAGCGATTCGCATGGGACTGATCCGTGATCCGGGCGGTCCCTACACGGCGGCGAG
Proteins encoded in this window:
- a CDS encoding patatin-like phospholipase family protein, whose translation is MHLSTPWLSTLAACLLLGTASVHAAPRDPSPCIGLVLGGGGARGAAHIGVIQVLEREHIPICRIAGTSMGSIVGGLYAAGYSSDEMANVIGQLDWKDLFSDDPDRVEEPMRRKDADYRYLLNFEVGYKNGHIVTPAGVVQGQKLLLLLRRLLLSTWNVTDFDDLPVPFRAVATDIVAGQPVVFSHGDLPLAIRSSMSVPGAFAPTNVDGKLLVDGGLMDNVPIDVVRDMGADRLIVVDVGSPLAEQSTLTNPVALLNQMVSALMAEKTARQLAALNDRDILIRPALGKLGAGEFNRAQEAIAIGRAAAEAALPRLRQLTASPSSWQAFEENHRQRSFDPKLVAFIDVDTKSTASGQFAANRLKPEVGKVFDPKDVEQRIGGIYGQGGFQQVDYHLVERGEDRGIRLTPVDKSWGPIYGKMGFQLDDDFNGRSEYLISAEITAANLNDSGGEWRNTLWSGRIGGIRSEFYQPFGQGATAYVMPFAVLRNEDVPVFDHGADHQLAEYRIRRRNAGFELGWTPASYWRVSTVFARGRDNGDLRVGTPTTFPSGSSDFASLGVKVDWDSLDNAAFPTRGAHVNLDYESYRPVLGGDVKGDVARLVADWVPNLGMSDGRYHLLLGVRASSAVDNSNFFEAQDFLGGFLNLSGYSERSLRGNQSALGRAVLYRRTGNLDALFSTPIFIGMSLEAGNTWQSKSDVSFGNLIYAGSIFAGVQSPLGPVFLGLGHAAGGHTAVYLSFGSLLRPRL
- a CDS encoding SphA family protein produces the protein MNRRLVFALIATALSPVAAHATEAALGRSITGAQVTPYVGIIPPTPGLNVSVSYINYDGSIGASRPVPIGGSTALNLHAKVDLYAATFAYIWDTGKGRWNFATMFTVPYIRPSVSASLFVGQRSGSVNDRASGLFDLYFAPVIASYHVSEVEHWSFGVYVYAPTADYEKNRLANKGLNIWTYTPAVGYTHLYDKGSIEFSALAGIDFYSKNHATDYQNGAVFHLDLLAMKRTPGGWGFGGVIGVIRQIDDDKGATADRLNGFKGRSYGAGPALAYKKSFSKESSIDFTLRWVKEFDVKNRIKGEPLVLNINLAL
- a CDS encoding response regulator; this encodes MHELREGPALAVDVVVADHHRVVAEGVSALLAPHVRSVVLVYSASALLECVKPGMVIVGDIDLPDMPGLEPVRRIAERRDGSRFIILSGHDEPLIVQDAMQSGAWAYVLKQSPRNELLDAVRDVLDGHRYVSPGLMAALVNAPPSVHRLTRRQREVLERMANGLRASDIAIELGISVRTVESHRQSLLDLFHVHSGVALVREAIRMGLIRDPGGPYTAARDESTP